CTGGAAGTAGCGATCGCGGCTGCCGTCGGCCATCGCGCCGAGCGATCCCATCCCGCGGTACATCTTGTAGGTGCGCCCCTGGTAGAGGACGGTCTCGCCGGGCGCCTCGTCGGTGCCGGCGAAGAGCGAGCCGATCATCACCGTCGCGGCGCCGGCGGCGAGCGCCTTCACGGCGTCGCCCGAGAACTTGACGCCGCCGTCCGAGATCACCGGCACGTCGAAGCGCGCCGCCACGCGCGCGGCGTCGAGCACCGCGGTGAGCTGCGGCACGCCGACCCCCGTCACGACCCGCGTCGTGCAGATCGAGCCCGGGCCGACGCCGATCTTCACGGCCGAGGCCCCCGCCTTGATCAGGGCCTCGGTGCCCTCGGCGGTCGCGACGTTGCCACCCACGATCGGGAGCTCGGGGAAGCTGCGCCGCATCTCGGTCACCGCGTCGAGCACCGACTGCGAGTGCCCGTGCGCGGTGTCCACGACGAGCAGGTCCACCCCGGCGTCGACCAGCGCCTGGGCGCGCTCCATCCGGTCCGGCCCGACCCCCACCGCGGCGCCGCAGCGCAGGCGCCCGAAGGGGTCCTTGGCGGCGTTCGGGAACTTCTCGTTCTTCTCGATGTCCTTGATCGTGATGAGCCCGCGCAGCTCGCCCTTCTCGTCCACCACCAGGAGCTTCTCGATCCGATGGCGGTGGAGCAGCTCCTTGGCGCGCTCGAGGTCGGTGCCGGGCGCGACCGTGACGAGCTTCTCCTGCGGCGTCATCACCTTCGAGACCGCCTGGTCCACGTCCTTCAGGAAGCGCAGGTCACGGTTGGTGAGGATCCCGACCGCCTTGCCCTCGCGCGTCACCGGCAGGCCCGAGATCCGGTACTGCGCCATCAGCCGCAGCGCCTCGCGGATGCTCTGCTCGGGGTGCAGGGTGATCGGGTCCACGATCATCCCGGCCTCGAAGCGCTTGACCTGCGCCACCTCGCGCGCCTGCTCGGCCGGGGGCTGGTTGCGGTGGACCACGCCGAGGCCGCCGTTCTGGGCCATGCAGATCGCGGTCGCATGACCCGTGACCGTGTCCATCGCGGCCGACACGAAGGGGATGCTGAGGGCGATCTCGCGTGTGAGGCGCGTGCGCACGCTCACGTCGCGCGGCAGCACCGCCGACGCGCCCGGCACCAGCAGCACGTCGTCGAAGGTGAGTGCTTCGCGGAGCGGGTCCGTCATGGTCAACCCTCTGGCTCGGGTCGAGTGCGCGCCGGATGCGGATCGAATACGGATCGCCACAACCGGTAAGCCTGGGCGCTCATCCTGGTTGCGGAGACGCGGGTTCGAGGAGCGGGAGACTCGGGGGGTCCGAGCTGGCGCGCAGTCTACTCGGCCCCGTGGATGGGGTCAACCGAAACGGCGGGCAGCGAGCCGAGCGCGCCGCGCAGCGTCGCGGCCAGCTCGGCCGACAGGGCCATCGCGACCCGGCAGGCGGTGCGCGGGCTGTCCTCGGCGAGGCGCAGGAAGTCCTCCCGGCGCAGCAGCAGCACCTCCGCCCGGTCGGCGCCGGTGGCGCTCGTCTCGCGAGCCCCGACCGCGAAGAGCGCGAGGCCGCCCAGGACCGTCCCCGGCCCGAGGCTCGCCGACTCGCGGGTGCGGCGGCTCTCGACCTGCACGCTGCCCTCGGCCACGAGCACCATCGCGTCGGCGTCGTCGCCCTCCACGAACAGCGTCTCGCCGGGCGAGAGGCTCCGCTCCTCGAGCAGCTCCGCGATCTCGGCGCGCTCGCCCTCGGAGAGGTCTGCGAAGGGCAGGAAGCCCTTGAGCGCGTCGCCGCTCACGGGAGCAGCCTCGAGAACGCGCCGCGCAGCAGGTCGAGCGGGTCGCGCCGGCCCTCGAGCGGGAGCAGGAAGAGGGTGGACTCCTCCATCCACTCGAGGTTGCGGCGCATCTCCTCGGCGAGGTCCGCCTCGCCGGGCCGCACCAGGAGCAGGTGCAGGAGGCGCGAGCGCGGCAGCGAGCGCAGGGCCTCGCCGAGCGGGCGCAGGGCGGCCACGCCCTCGGCGACCGGGCCGTCGAGGAGCAGCATCGTCCCGATCGCGCCGTGACCCGCCAGGGGCCAGAGCGGCGCGTAGCCGTCGCTCGTCGGCACGTGCACGAGCTCGATCCCGAGGTCGTCCTCGAGCCGCAGGCGCGCAATCGGGGCGAGCGCGTGGGCGGGGATCCCGTCGGCCATGCGCGGGTGCGGCACCAGGCCGGGAACGGCGCGCAGGACGCGCAGGAAGTCGCGGGTGGCGGCGGCGCTCGCGGAGGCGATCAGGAGCTTGCCGTCGCGCTGGACGCCGCCGCGCGCGCCCAGCCACTCGCGCACGCGCCGGATCTGGGTGGCGCGGAACAGGCCCGCGTCGGGCGGCGGCACCGGCGCGCCGGCGCGGACCTCGACGATGCCGCGCTGCACGAGCGTCTGGAGGGTGCGGAGCACCTGGTAGTCGGGGTAGGAGGAGTGGTCCACCACCTCGCCCACCTGGCTGTAGAGCTCGAGCAGGAGGAGCACCTCCTGCGTCAGGGGGTGCACGACGCTCGGCAGCGCGCCGCTGCGCACGCGCAGGCTCACGTGGGCGTCGAGCGACGGCAGCTCGGCGCGCTGGCGGCGCCACTCGTCGAGCTGGCGCATGCCCTCCATCAGGAGCGCGCGCGTGGTGGCGGTGATGCGCGGCGGGAGCGTGATCGGCTCGGGCCGGAAGGCGAAGCTGCCCTCGCCCCAGGTGAGCAGGCGGAAGAGCGCCTTCTCGCCGTCCACGGGCCCCGTCACGGCCTGCACGACGTCGCCCTCGTGCAGGTGGACGCGGCCCCGCTCGCCGCGCCCGTCGGGCGTGCGCCGGCGCAGCTCGAAGGTGCCGCTGCGCCGGTTCAGGTGGAAGAGCTGGAGGAGGTCCGCGAGCGGGATCTGCGAGAGCCGGCCCTCCACCTCCTCGCGCGACTCGCGCATCATCGCGTCGAGCTCGGAGCTGCGCGCCGTCAGCTCCGCCACGCGCTCGCCCACCTCGTCGGGGTCGGCGTCGAGCGGCAGGTGCACCGCGCCCCACTCGCCCGGCGGCAGGTGCTCGCTGTCGGCCACGAAGACGAAGCGCACGCGCCGCGTGCGCGGATTCGTACGCAGGATCTCGACCAGCTTGCCGGCCTCGATCAGCGACAGGGCGCCGACCGTGACCAGCACCTCGGGCACCTCGGCGACGCAGGCCTCGAGCGCATCCGCCCCGTTCGCGACCGCACGCGTCGCGTAGCCGCGCACGGCGCAGGCCTCGCGGATCCTGTCGGCCCGGTCCGGGTTCGCGTCGGCGACGACGACGAGGCGGCTCACGGAGGCCCTCCTAGCGCGCGATCGGGACGCCGAGCGCCCGCTGGAGCTGGAACGCCAGGTGCTCGACGAGCACCCGGTCGGCGGTCTGGAAGAGGTTCGCGGCGTCGCCCGCGGCGCCGGGCTCGCCGACCAGCGCGTAGGCGGGCCCCTCGGCGTAGTAGAGGAGGAAGGGGCGCCGCGAGCCGATCTGCTGCGGCGCGACGCAGGTGACGGGCACGCCCGCGAGCGCCTCGGCGCGGCCGTCGGTGACGACCACGAGCTCCGTGCGCGTCGCGGCGGGGTCGAGGCGCGCGAGGCCGTCGCGGACCACGTGGAGCAGCGACGGGCCCGGCGAGATGCACAGGATCCCCCGCTCGGTGGCGCGCCGCTCGACCTCCGCGATCACGAAGCGCACGACCTGCTCGAAGGCCTCGGCCGGGAGCGGCTCGCCGCGGCCGGCCAGCGCGTCGAGCAGGATCGGGAAGGGCTTGTGCTCGAGGCCGAGCGCGTGCACGAGGCTCTCGCGATCCTCGGCGAGGCGCGCGCCGAGCGTGCGCTCGAGCTCCTCGAGCTGGGTGCCGTCCACCGGGTAGCTCGCGGCCGCCAGCACCAGGCGCGGGCGGGGCCCGGCGTCGCGGGCCAGGAGCTCGCCGCGCTCCAGCACCTCGCCGATGCGCCGCTTCAGGACGGCCGCGCCCAGCGCGTCGGTCTCGGGCAGCAGGATCGCGAAGCGGCTCTCGCTCTCGGCCGCCAGGAGGTCCGTCGTGCGCAGCACGCGGCCCACCTGGAAGGCGAAGCGCTCGAGCCAGGCGGCGAAGTCGGCGTCCACCATCTCGCGCCGGAACTCGGCGAGCCCGGAGAGCTCGACCTCGAGCAGCGAGAAGGCGCGCCCGAAGCGGTTCGCCTTGCGGATCTCGTTGCGCACCACGTCGTCGAAGAAGGCGCAGGTGTAGGCCTTGGTGAGCGGGTCGCGGAAGGAGCGGTGCTCGAGCGCGCGGAAGCGCAGCGCGTTGGCGACCGCGATCGCGGCCGAGACCGCGAAGCGCTCGGCGACGAGGTGGTCGCGGTCCTCGAAGGGCGCCGCGGCGAGCTTGTCGGTGAGGCGCGCGAAGCCGAGCAGGCGGCCCTCGTGGCGGAAGGGCACGACCAGCGCCGGGCTCGCGTCCCCCTCGCCGGGCCGTTCGAAGGGCATCCCGTCGGGCGTCTGCAGCGGCTCGAGGCCCGGCGGCAGGGAGTCGAGCGCGATCTCCTCGGGCTCGCGCGCGACCTCCACGAGGCCGCGGGTGGCCGCGAGCCGCAGGCGCGCGGGATCGTCGGCGCGCGCGAGCCAGACGACGCCGCCCTCGGCCCGGGTCTCCAGGCACAGGCCCTCGACGATGCGATCGGCGAGGGGCTCGAGCGAGAGCGTCGAGAACAGGGCCAGGGTGCGCTCGTAGAGCGAGAGGACGCCCAGGTACTCGAGGTTCTCCGCCATGAGCGACGCGTGCTCCTGGCGGAGCCGGCGGCGCTGGAGGATCTGCTCGAGGGAGCGGTTGAGGAGCGAGGCGTCGAGGGGCTTCAGCAGGTAGTCGCTGGCGCCGGCCCGCATCGCTTCCACCGCAGTGCGCACGTCGCCGACGCTGGTCACGACCACCACGTCCTGCTCGGGCCAGCGGGCCTTCACCCGCTCGACGAGCTCCGCGCCGGAGAGGCCCGGCATCACCAGGTCCGTCACCAGCACGTCGAAGGCCTCGCGCTCGAGCAGGTGGAGCGCCTCCTCGCCGGCGCCCGCCGTGCGCACCTCGTAGCCCTGCTGCTCGAGCAGGTCCTCGAGGTACACGCGGAAGTAGCGCTGGTCGTCGACCGCGAGGATGCGCGCCTTGGCCATGCCGCCTCTCGGACGCGCGCCCGCCGTCCCGGCCGGGAGGGCCGGGCGGGGAGGACGCGTCGCCCCTCCTCATCGGCCGGAGGCGGCAGCTCCTGAAAGGAAGGCGCGGGGCGGCTCGGGAAGCTCCCCGGAGGCTCCGGGGGCGCAGGGGGTCCCCAGGAGGGAATGGGGAGTGGCCTCGGCGATCCGGACCTCCACGAGCGCCCCCGGGCCCGTCCGGGGCCCCGGGTCGCCGCCGGCCCCCGGCTCCGCCTCGAGGTGGACGATCCGGTGCTGGGGGTCGCGGCCCTGGAGCCCCCCGCCCTTCCGGCTCGGGCCCTCGACGAGCACCTCCGTGCGCGAGCCCACCCGGCCCCGGTGGTAGGCGATCGTGAGCCCGCGCTGGAGCGCCTGGAGGGCCTCGAGGCGGGCCTGGGCCTCCCCGGCCGGAACGGAGCCCTCGCTCTCGCCGGCGGCGGCGGCCGTGCCGGGGCGCGGCGAGTACTTGAACGAGTACGCGTCGACGAAGCCCACGTCGCGCACGAGCGCCAGGGTGTCCTCGAAGTCGCGCTCGCTCTCGCCCGGGAAGCCCACGATCAGGTCCGTCGTCAGGACGAGGTCCGGCCTGGCGGCGCGCAGCCGGGCGGCGAGCGCGCGCACGTCGTCGGCGCGATAGCGGCGTCGCATGCGGGCCAGGACCGCATCCGAGCCGCTCTGGGCCGGCAGGTGGACGTGCGGCTGGAGGGTCGCGAGCGCGCCGTGGGCCGCGATCAGGGCGTCGTCGAAGAAGATCGGGTGGGGGCTCGTGTAGCGGAGCCGGCGCAGACCCGGGACGGCATCGAGGCGGTGCAGGAGCTCGGCGAAGGCGACGGTGCCCGTGCGCTCCGCGTGGCCCCGCCGCCGGTCGTGGCGGCCGTAGGCGTTCACGGTCTGCCCGAGCAGGGTCACCTCGACCACCCCGCCCGCCGCCAGCGCCTCCACCTCGCGCACGATCGCCTCGGCCGGCCGGCTGATCTCGCGGCCGCGCGTGTGGGGGACGATGCAGAAGCTGCAGAACATGTCGCAGCCTTCCATCACCGTGACGAAGGCGCGGCCCGGGGTCTCGCTCGAGAGGGCCGGGTGGCGGCCCGGCAGGTCGAAGCGGGCGAGATCGCGCTGCTCGCCCGTCTCCGCGCGGCGCTGGCCGGCCAGGGCGGCGTCGGCGAGCGCCGGGACGAGCCGCAGGTTGTGGGTGCCGAAGACGAAGTCGACCTGCGGGAACCGGGCCAGGAGGAGATCGCCCTCCTGCTGGGCCACGCAGCCGCCGACCCCGACGAGGCGGCCCGGCTGCTCCTCCTTCCACCGCCGCAGGAGGCCGAGGTCGCTGTAGAGCTTGTGCTCCGCCTTCTCGCGGACGGAGCAGGTGTTGACCACCAGGAGATCCGCCGCCTCGGCGCCGCCGGCCGCAGCCCAGCCCGCGTGGAGCAGGAGGTTCGCGACCTTCTCCGAGTCGTGGGCGTTCATCTGGCACCCGAAGGTGCGGATCGCGAAGCGCTTTTCGGCCATGGGCGGGCCGAACCTATCCGACGGGGTCGGGGCCTGCCAAGCGCTGCGACGGCCAGGACCCCGCGGGGCTCCGAGGCTTCTCCCGCCCGTCCGCGCGAACGAAATGCAGCGATCGACAAATCATGTTTGACACGGCGATGTGACCGCAGGCATACTGCGTTCGTTGCCAGAGAGAGGTCGCCCAGACAACGATTCACTCAGGTTACGGAGCGGCGGTGGATATGGCATTTCGACACGAAATGTCCAACCTCTCACCCCCCATCATCTATCCACCGCCACTCCCCCCTGTACGACGCCCCGCCCGAGCCCCGGCTCCGGCGGGGCGTCTCGTTTCGGCAGGGCGGGACGGTCCCCGGTGATCGAATGCGCAACGGTGCAAGAGATCGGCGGTGGGAGTCGAGATCGGATCAGAGCACGAGCTTGTCGACGACCTTGGAGAGCTGGCGGAGGTTGCGGCATTCCTCGGCGACGCTCGTGTAGGGGAGGTACTTGTCCATCACGCTGTCGCCGAAGCCCCAGGCGCTCGGGCTCTCGGGGTTCAGCCAGATCACGTTCTTGGCCTTGGCGTGCACGTCGCGCAGGCACCAGGCCTTCGGGTCGTTGTAGTTGTTGCGGGCGTCGCCGAGCACGAGCACGGTGGTCTTGGCGTCGATCGCGTTCAGGTAGTCGCGCCAGAAGGTGTGGAAGGCCATCCCGAAGTTCGAGCGCGTGTAGACGTTGATGACGCCCCCGCCCTCGAGCGCCTCCTCGATCGCCTTGCCCACCTCGTGGTCGTGGAAGACCTGGGTCACCTCGCCGAGCTCCGCCACGAAGACGAAGCTGCGGATCTTCGTGAAGCACTCCTGGAGGCTGTAGACGAACTGCAGCATGAAACGCGAGACGTTCGCGACCGACGACGAGACGTCGCAGAGGATCACGAGCTTCGGGCGGTCCTTGCGCCGCTCCTTGAACACCAGCTCGAAGGGCACCCCGCCGCGCGCCATGTTGCGGCGCAGCATGGTGTGGAGGTCGAGCTTGCCCTTCTTGAGCCGCCGGCGGCGGATCGACATCACGTTCTTGATGCGCTGGGCGAGGCGGTTCACCACCTCGCGCATCCGCGCGATCTCCTCCTCCGTGAGGCTGTAGAAGCTCTTCTCGAAGAGCGCCTCACGGCGGAACTTCTCCATGTAGTCGAAGTTCCGGGTCTGGAGCTCGCGCTCCATGTAGCTGCGCACGCTCTGGCGCAGCGCCTCGAAGAAGCGCTCGGCGAGCCGCCCGATCGCCTCGGCCTCGGCGTCGCCCATCCCGGCGGCGCGCAGGCGCGCGGCCAGGTCGCGCAGCTCGCGGGTGGCGCCCTCGGCGTTCATCGCCTCGAGCGTCCGGCGGCCGAAGAAGCCGATCTGGAGCATGTTCTCGATCCGCGCGACGCCGCTCTGGGCGGCGGCGGCGCGGATCATCTGCTCGAGCTCCGAGAGGTCGCCGGTGAGCAGCGCCCGCGCCAGGTCCGAGAGGTCCACCTCCCCTTCCGGCACCTGTCCGCTCTCGAGCATCTCGCGGATCTTCTGGAGCAACTGCTCCATGTCGATCCCGTCGGTGGCGAGCGCCCCGGCCGCCTGCTCGAAGGCGTGCTTCAGGTTGTCGTGGAAGCCCGACCAGTAGAGGTCGAAGAGCTGGTCGTAGGTGGCGACGTCGTCGCCGCGCTTCACCAGCGAGGCGCGCAG
Above is a window of Deltaproteobacteria bacterium DNA encoding:
- the guaB gene encoding IMP dehydrogenase, giving the protein MTDPLREALTFDDVLLVPGASAVLPRDVSVRTRLTREIALSIPFVSAAMDTVTGHATAICMAQNGGLGVVHRNQPPAEQAREVAQVKRFEAGMIVDPITLHPEQSIREALRLMAQYRISGLPVTREGKAVGILTNRDLRFLKDVDQAVSKVMTPQEKLVTVAPGTDLERAKELLHRHRIEKLLVVDEKGELRGLITIKDIEKNEKFPNAAKDPFGRLRCGAAVGVGPDRMERAQALVDAGVDLLVVDTAHGHSQSVLDAVTEMRRSFPELPIVGGNVATAEGTEALIKAGASAVKIGVGPGSICTTRVVTGVGVPQLTAVLDAARVAARFDVPVISDGGVKFSGDAVKALAAGAATVMIGSLFAGTDEAPGETVLYQGRTYKMYRGMGSLGAMADGSRDRYFQDDVEAAKLVPEGIEGRVPYRGSLTSSIHQLVGGLRSGMGYCGAADLAELRQKARFVRISSASLQESHVHDVVITREAPNYRLE
- a CDS encoding cyclic nucleotide-binding domain-containing protein, translated to MSGDALKGFLPFADLSEGERAEIAELLEERSLSPGETLFVEGDDADAMVLVAEGSVQVESRRTRESASLGPGTVLGGLALFAVGARETSATGADRAEVLLLRREDFLRLAEDSPRTACRVAMALSAELAATLRGALGSLPAVSVDPIHGAE
- a CDS encoding DUF4388 domain-containing protein, with amino-acid sequence MSRLVVVADANPDRADRIREACAVRGYATRAVANGADALEACVAEVPEVLVTVGALSLIEAGKLVEILRTNPRTRRVRFVFVADSEHLPPGEWGAVHLPLDADPDEVGERVAELTARSSELDAMMRESREEVEGRLSQIPLADLLQLFHLNRRSGTFELRRRTPDGRGERGRVHLHEGDVVQAVTGPVDGEKALFRLLTWGEGSFAFRPEPITLPPRITATTRALLMEGMRQLDEWRRQRAELPSLDAHVSLRVRSGALPSVVHPLTQEVLLLLELYSQVGEVVDHSSYPDYQVLRTLQTLVQRGIVEVRAGAPVPPPDAGLFRATQIRRVREWLGARGGVQRDGKLLIASASAAATRDFLRVLRAVPGLVPHPRMADGIPAHALAPIARLRLEDDLGIELVHVPTSDGYAPLWPLAGHGAIGTMLLLDGPVAEGVAALRPLGEALRSLPRSRLLHLLLVRPGEADLAEEMRRNLEWMEESTLFLLPLEGRRDPLDLLRGAFSRLLP
- a CDS encoding response regulator gives rise to the protein MAKARILAVDDQRYFRVYLEDLLEQQGYEVRTAGAGEEALHLLEREAFDVLVTDLVMPGLSGAELVERVKARWPEQDVVVVTSVGDVRTAVEAMRAGASDYLLKPLDASLLNRSLEQILQRRRLRQEHASLMAENLEYLGVLSLYERTLALFSTLSLEPLADRIVEGLCLETRAEGGVVWLARADDPARLRLAATRGLVEVAREPEEIALDSLPPGLEPLQTPDGMPFERPGEGDASPALVVPFRHEGRLLGFARLTDKLAAAPFEDRDHLVAERFAVSAAIAVANALRFRALEHRSFRDPLTKAYTCAFFDDVVRNEIRKANRFGRAFSLLEVELSGLAEFRREMVDADFAAWLERFAFQVGRVLRTTDLLAAESESRFAILLPETDALGAAVLKRRIGEVLERGELLARDAGPRPRLVLAAASYPVDGTQLEELERTLGARLAEDRESLVHALGLEHKPFPILLDALAGRGEPLPAEAFEQVVRFVIAEVERRATERGILCISPGPSLLHVVRDGLARLDPAATRTELVVVTDGRAEALAGVPVTCVAPQQIGSRRPFLLYYAEGPAYALVGEPGAAGDAANLFQTADRVLVEHLAFQLQRALGVPIAR
- the miaB gene encoding tRNA (N6-isopentenyl adenosine(37)-C2)-methylthiotransferase MiaB, producing the protein MAEKRFAIRTFGCQMNAHDSEKVANLLLHAGWAAAGGAEAADLLVVNTCSVREKAEHKLYSDLGLLRRWKEEQPGRLVGVGGCVAQQEGDLLLARFPQVDFVFGTHNLRLVPALADAALAGQRRAETGEQRDLARFDLPGRHPALSSETPGRAFVTVMEGCDMFCSFCIVPHTRGREISRPAEAIVREVEALAAGGVVEVTLLGQTVNAYGRHDRRRGHAERTGTVAFAELLHRLDAVPGLRRLRYTSPHPIFFDDALIAAHGALATLQPHVHLPAQSGSDAVLARMRRRYRADDVRALAARLRAARPDLVLTTDLIVGFPGESERDFEDTLALVRDVGFVDAYSFKYSPRPGTAAAAGESEGSVPAGEAQARLEALQALQRGLTIAYHRGRVGSRTEVLVEGPSRKGGGLQGRDPQHRIVHLEAEPGAGGDPGPRTGPGALVEVRIAEATPHSLLGTPCAPGASGELPEPPRAFLSGAAASGR
- a CDS encoding VWA domain-containing protein, producing the protein MQRKIVEFANLLRKSGLRVSVAEAIDAFAALDELSIDDREVFRDALRASLVKRGDDVATYDQLFDLYWSGFHDNLKHAFEQAAGALATDGIDMEQLLQKIREMLESGQVPEGEVDLSDLARALLTGDLSELEQMIRAAAAQSGVARIENMLQIGFFGRRTLEAMNAEGATRELRDLAARLRAAGMGDAEAEAIGRLAERFFEALRQSVRSYMERELQTRNFDYMEKFRREALFEKSFYSLTEEEIARMREVVNRLAQRIKNVMSIRRRRLKKGKLDLHTMLRRNMARGGVPFELVFKERRKDRPKLVILCDVSSSVANVSRFMLQFVYSLQECFTKIRSFVFVAELGEVTQVFHDHEVGKAIEEALEGGGVINVYTRSNFGMAFHTFWRDYLNAIDAKTTVLVLGDARNNYNDPKAWCLRDVHAKAKNVIWLNPESPSAWGFGDSVMDKYLPYTSVAEECRNLRQLSKVVDKLVL